The Alkalinema sp. FACHB-956 genome includes a window with the following:
- a CDS encoding DnaJ domain-containing protein — MRHYYEILGLEWGASPEAVKQAYRKLAKTYHPDRYQDPAEQQAAKEKFQTIQTAYEALKGFSPSSARSTQSEAHPSGVSIRTKSRREAGPRKPSEAEIALKKGIEQFQAQQYMAALDFFSFAIHLQPDFAEAYWYRSQLRQAKGWTASAQEDLAKAKQYGWVPKQEPSQAQQAQTHPTQTQQAARSTQSTQSTRSTHAASTSPSSATSGHSPSTSWRLHQTWQSHGEAITGLGWAKSTLISISTDTTLRLWHWPTGGEAVLTSHRVPITAISVAAQRGLLVTGGKDGQMKMWNLSNQRLIRTVPLHQGAIQALAMDATEQLLASAGADGQVKLFRLNPATLLKTLIHRSIVWSVLFNASGTQLITTSADQCLRLWQCQTGELLREMALPSPCCYKSAVSPDGQTLVVSDDQGNLHLWSIGGDWLKTIPAHGVGAIQGLQFSACGTLLFTGGTDGEIKLWDAQTWQRITHWSAEQGAIQAFTWIPDANWLVSAGSDGSIKAWQAE; from the coding sequence ATGAGGCATTACTACGAAATCCTAGGACTGGAATGGGGCGCTTCGCCGGAAGCGGTCAAGCAAGCCTACCGTAAATTGGCCAAGACCTATCATCCCGATCGCTATCAAGATCCCGCAGAACAGCAAGCGGCGAAGGAAAAGTTTCAGACCATTCAGACCGCCTACGAAGCGCTAAAGGGATTTTCCCCCAGTTCCGCGCGATCGACGCAATCAGAGGCTCACCCTTCAGGGGTTTCCATCCGCACAAAATCCCGGCGAGAGGCAGGCCCCCGCAAACCCTCAGAGGCAGAAATTGCCTTGAAAAAAGGCATCGAACAGTTCCAAGCCCAGCAGTACATGGCCGCCTTGGATTTCTTTTCCTTTGCGATTCACCTCCAACCAGATTTCGCGGAAGCTTACTGGTACCGGAGCCAACTCAGACAGGCCAAGGGCTGGACAGCCTCTGCCCAGGAGGATTTAGCTAAGGCCAAGCAATACGGCTGGGTTCCTAAGCAAGAGCCATCGCAGGCACAACAGGCTCAGACGCACCCAACTCAAACCCAACAGGCGGCGCGATCGACCCAATCGACCCAATCGACCCGCTCTACTCACGCCGCTTCAACTTCTCCATCCTCCGCAACGTCCGGTCATTCTCCCTCGACTTCCTGGAGGTTGCACCAAACTTGGCAGAGCCACGGGGAAGCGATTACGGGCCTAGGTTGGGCTAAATCGACTCTGATTAGCATTAGCACTGATACAACCTTGCGATTATGGCACTGGCCCACGGGTGGGGAAGCGGTTTTGACCAGCCATCGTGTGCCCATTACCGCAATTTCGGTGGCGGCTCAGCGTGGGTTGCTGGTCACGGGTGGTAAGGATGGGCAGATGAAAATGTGGAACCTGTCCAATCAGCGGCTGATTAGAACCGTGCCCCTTCACCAAGGAGCCATTCAAGCCTTAGCGATGGACGCTACAGAACAGTTACTAGCCAGTGCCGGGGCAGATGGCCAAGTCAAGCTGTTTCGGCTCAATCCAGCCACGCTGTTAAAAACCTTGATCCATCGATCGATCGTGTGGTCGGTTTTGTTTAACGCCAGTGGGACTCAGCTCATCACCACCAGTGCGGATCAATGCCTGCGTCTGTGGCAATGTCAAACGGGTGAACTGCTGCGGGAAATGGCACTCCCTTCGCCCTGTTGCTACAAAAGTGCCGTCAGCCCCGATGGACAAACGTTGGTAGTCAGCGACGATCAGGGTAATTTGCATCTCTGGTCGATCGGCGGGGACTGGTTAAAAACGATTCCTGCCCACGGGGTTGGCGCGATCCAGGGCCTGCAATTTAGTGCCTGCGGAACTTTACTCTTTACGGGGGGAACCGACGGTGAAATCAAACTCTGGGATGCTCAGACCTGGCAGCGCATCACCCATTGGTCTGCGGAACAGGGGGCCATCCAAGCCTTCACCTGGATTCCTGACGCAAACTGGTTAGTCAGTGCAGGCAGTGATGGGTCGATTAAAGCTTGGCAAGCTGAGTAA
- a CDS encoding cytochrome b6f subunit family protein, with product MEIGQKVRVRRLRDRVPQEVVSKLGKVGTVKDFKVVDGKGLGRLVQFDDQYATWFFEDELEASN from the coding sequence ATGGAAATCGGTCAAAAAGTGCGTGTCCGTCGTCTGCGCGATCGCGTTCCCCAAGAAGTGGTCAGTAAGCTGGGTAAAGTCGGTACCGTCAAGGACTTCAAAGTCGTAGATGGAAAAGGTCTAGGCCGTCTCGTTCAGTTCGATGACCAGTATGCCACCTGGTTTTTTGAAGACGAACTGGAAGCCTCTAATTAG
- a CDS encoding ArsA family ATPase — MAFILTFLGKGGTGRTTLAIAAAQRLAAQGKRVLLASQDCSPALGIALGAEVGPDPTTIAHNLEAVQLHTAVLLERAWEELKKLEAQYVRTPFFRNVYGQELGVLSGMDSALALNAIRQWDSRYDVIVYDSGSSPETLRMLGMPEIVSWYIRRFRQVFIDSDLGKTLAPFIPPIATAILSVNFAADNFAQPTAEMNSLLEKGKAAIADPQRTVAYLVTTDDPLAVSTAQYLWGSAQQIGLTIGGVIANQSRYAGDAFHPLSITSVPRKIGEDWLTLMEALPDFSQAVQAPRPITINVGDRTVTLFLPSFDKKQVKLTQYGPEITIEAGDQRRNIFLPPELSGLPVKGAKFQNSSLVISF; from the coding sequence ATGGCGTTTATTCTGACGTTTTTAGGCAAGGGCGGCACAGGGCGGACAACGTTAGCGATCGCCGCTGCCCAGCGATTGGCGGCCCAGGGCAAACGAGTGCTGCTGGCCAGCCAGGATTGTAGTCCTGCGTTGGGGATTGCTCTGGGGGCTGAGGTAGGGCCTGATCCAACCACGATCGCCCACAACCTAGAAGCCGTCCAACTCCACACCGCTGTATTGCTAGAGCGGGCTTGGGAAGAATTGAAAAAACTGGAAGCCCAGTATGTCCGTACCCCGTTCTTTCGCAATGTCTATGGCCAGGAATTAGGGGTGTTGTCGGGCATGGACAGCGCCCTGGCCTTAAATGCGATTCGGCAATGGGACAGCCGCTATGACGTGATTGTCTACGACAGTGGCAGTAGTCCCGAAACCCTGCGGATGTTGGGAATGCCAGAAATCGTTAGTTGGTACATTCGGCGTTTCCGTCAGGTGTTTATCGATTCTGACCTGGGCAAAACCCTCGCCCCCTTTATCCCACCGATCGCCACGGCCATCCTGAGTGTCAATTTTGCGGCGGATAACTTTGCCCAGCCCACCGCCGAGATGAATAGTCTCTTGGAAAAAGGCAAAGCCGCGATCGCAGATCCCCAGCGCACCGTGGCTTACCTGGTCACGACGGATGATCCCTTAGCGGTCAGTACGGCGCAGTATCTCTGGGGCAGTGCCCAGCAGATTGGCTTGACGATCGGGGGCGTGATTGCCAACCAAAGCCGTTATGCCGGGGATGCCTTCCATCCGTTATCCATCACCTCGGTACCCCGAAAAATCGGGGAGGACTGGCTAACCCTCATGGAAGCCTTGCCCGACTTTAGTCAAGCGGTACAGGCCCCCCGTCCGATTACGATTAACGTGGGCGATCGCACCGTGACGCTGTTTCTACCCAGCTTTGACAAAAAGCAAGTTAAGCTAACCCAGTACGGGCCCGAAATCACGATCGAGGCGGGCGATCAGCGACGGAATATTTTTCTGCCGCCGGAACTGAGTGGTTTACCCGTCAAAGGGGCCAAATTTCAAAACAGTTCCCTGGTCATTTCGTTTTAG
- the chlG gene encoding chlorophyll synthase ChlG: MTESKSTEILTEPVEDKETRSAKARQLLGMKGAEVEEKSIWKIRLQLMKPVTWIPLMWGVLCGAASSGNYTWSIENVLISLACMLMSGPLLTGYTQTINDYYDREIDAINEPYRPIPSGAISLGQVKAQILILLAAGIGVSYLLDQWAGHAFPTITVMAIGGSFISYIYSAPPLKLKQNGWLGNYALGASYIALPWWAGHALFGDLNPTIVVLTLFYSLAGLGIAVVNDFKSVEGDRALGLKSLPVMFGITTAAWICVLMIDIFQIGVAGYLMSIHQNLYATILLLFVIPQITFQDMYFLRDPLKNDVKYQASAQPFLVLGMLITGIALGHSGLS; the protein is encoded by the coding sequence ATGACAGAATCCAAATCTACGGAAATTTTGACTGAACCCGTTGAAGACAAAGAGACTCGATCGGCCAAAGCCCGCCAACTGCTGGGCATGAAAGGGGCAGAGGTGGAGGAGAAGTCGATTTGGAAAATTCGGCTGCAACTGATGAAGCCTGTCACCTGGATTCCCCTGATGTGGGGTGTTCTCTGTGGGGCGGCCTCCTCGGGCAACTACACCTGGTCGATCGAAAATGTCTTGATTTCCCTGGCTTGTATGTTGATGTCGGGGCCGTTGCTGACGGGCTACACCCAAACGATTAATGACTACTACGATCGGGAAATCGACGCCATTAACGAACCCTATCGTCCCATTCCCTCCGGGGCCATTTCCCTCGGCCAAGTCAAAGCGCAGATTTTGATTTTGCTGGCGGCGGGCATTGGGGTGTCTTACCTATTGGATCAGTGGGCGGGCCATGCCTTTCCGACGATTACCGTCATGGCGATCGGCGGCTCCTTCATTTCCTATATCTACTCCGCCCCACCCCTCAAGCTCAAGCAAAACGGTTGGCTGGGGAATTATGCCTTGGGGGCGAGTTACATTGCGCTGCCTTGGTGGGCAGGTCATGCTTTGTTTGGCGATTTGAATCCGACGATCGTGGTGCTGACCCTGTTCTATAGCTTGGCGGGTCTGGGGATTGCCGTGGTTAACGATTTCAAAAGTGTAGAAGGCGATCGGGCCTTGGGGCTGAAGTCCCTGCCTGTGATGTTTGGCATTACCACCGCCGCTTGGATTTGCGTCTTGATGATTGACATCTTTCAAATCGGCGTGGCGGGTTACTTAATGTCGATCCACCAAAATCTCTACGCGACGATTCTGTTGCTGTTTGTGATTCCTCAAATCACCTTCCAGGACATGTATTTCCTGCGGGATCCGCTGAAAAATGATGTGAAATACCAAGCGAGTGCCCAACCGTTCCTGGTGCTGGGGATGTTGATCACAGGGATTGCCTTAGGGCATTCCGGCTTGTCCTAG
- a CDS encoding penicillin-binding protein 1A has protein sequence MTQRIPAPLKRRRNQFGLAAVGVAAIGLSIGYVRLERELPDVSTLGIFVRPGTLTIKAEDGTVLLQSGPATRERMSINELPKRVKDAFIAAEDRRFYQHSGVDYWGIVRATARNVTSGEMVEGGSTITQQLARMVFLNQDRSLVRKIREAMLAQKLERELSKDKLLENYLNLVYLGSEAYGVTDAAWVFFSKSVKDLTLSETAMIAGLPPAPSLYSPLVDPKKAQQRRDIVLERMAEQGFISQSEADAAKAEPIALKPAIPKNLYSASPYFTSFVQQQLAQYISKEAIEYGGLTVETTLNAKWQKAAETAVKEAVEIDGRAQGFEQAALVAIDPRNGAIRALVGGLDYYKESQFNRATQAQRQPGSTFKVFVYAAAIAAGFSPYRGYVDERYVVDGYEPKNFGNKYSGSVDMRTALTKSLNVVAVKVLMDVGFEPVIKLSKEMGIKSPLQDTYSLALGAYEVNLLELTSGYGPLANNGEYTPPHAILKVTDNKGKELYKSDFKSRKVLDPGTVSIMTWMLENVVAKGTGSPAALTDRQVAGKTGTSEQARDLWFIGYIPQMVAGVWLGNDDNYPTGGSSGTAAFTWKQFMKVVAKDLPVEKFPDLPKNIDTRKGSIKAKPVEPNSAYSKGTAPDPKESDRWRDRQESTPEDSQDNRSRPAEDAPPPPDDIPPPSAYEAPAPYNPPPEPDPIEAAPPAAPADPPPPAEPDPLPPSTP, from the coding sequence ATGACGCAACGGATACCTGCGCCGCTGAAACGACGGAGAAATCAATTCGGCCTAGCGGCTGTCGGCGTGGCCGCGATTGGGTTATCGATCGGGTATGTCAGACTAGAGCGCGAACTTCCGGATGTGTCTACGCTGGGCATCTTTGTGCGGCCTGGAACCTTGACCATCAAGGCGGAGGATGGCACCGTTCTGTTACAAAGTGGGCCGGCCACCCGCGAGCGCATGTCCATCAATGAATTGCCGAAGCGAGTCAAAGACGCCTTTATTGCCGCTGAAGATCGCCGCTTTTATCAACATAGCGGCGTGGACTACTGGGGGATTGTCAGAGCCACCGCCCGCAACGTCACGTCGGGGGAAATGGTTGAAGGGGGCAGCACCATTACCCAGCAGCTGGCCCGCATGGTTTTCCTCAATCAAGACCGCAGCCTCGTGCGCAAAATTCGCGAGGCGATGCTGGCACAAAAGCTGGAGCGGGAATTATCCAAGGATAAACTGCTAGAAAACTATCTCAACCTGGTTTACCTGGGTTCGGAAGCCTACGGCGTGACCGATGCCGCCTGGGTATTCTTCAGCAAATCCGTCAAGGACTTAACCCTTTCAGAAACGGCGATGATCGCGGGGTTGCCGCCTGCCCCCAGTCTCTATTCGCCCTTAGTTGATCCCAAGAAAGCGCAACAACGGCGGGATATTGTCCTGGAACGCATGGCAGAACAGGGATTTATTTCCCAAAGTGAAGCTGATGCAGCCAAAGCAGAACCGATCGCGTTGAAACCCGCGATTCCTAAAAACCTCTACAGTGCCAGTCCCTACTTCACCTCCTTTGTCCAGCAACAGTTGGCCCAATATATCTCGAAGGAAGCGATCGAATACGGTGGGCTAACGGTCGAAACAACGCTGAATGCAAAGTGGCAAAAAGCCGCAGAAACAGCGGTGAAAGAAGCGGTCGAAATTGATGGTCGAGCCCAGGGCTTTGAGCAAGCGGCTTTGGTGGCGATCGATCCTCGGAATGGAGCCATTCGGGCCTTGGTTGGGGGCTTGGATTACTACAAGGAAAGCCAGTTCAATCGCGCCACTCAGGCCCAACGGCAGCCCGGATCGACCTTTAAGGTATTCGTCTATGCCGCCGCGATCGCCGCAGGGTTTTCGCCCTATCGTGGCTACGTGGATGAGCGCTATGTCGTAGATGGTTACGAGCCAAAAAACTTTGGCAATAAGTATTCTGGCTCTGTGGATATGCGTACCGCACTGACTAAATCCCTCAACGTCGTGGCGGTGAAGGTTTTGATGGATGTGGGGTTTGAACCCGTCATCAAATTGTCGAAGGAAATGGGGATTAAATCGCCCCTCCAAGATACCTACTCCCTGGCTTTAGGAGCCTACGAAGTCAATCTACTAGAACTCACCAGTGGCTATGGCCCGTTGGCAAATAATGGGGAATACACACCTCCCCACGCCATTCTGAAAGTGACGGATAACAAGGGCAAGGAGTTATATAAATCTGACTTTAAATCCCGCAAAGTTCTCGATCCCGGCACCGTTTCGATCATGACTTGGATGTTGGAAAATGTCGTTGCCAAGGGAACGGGTTCTCCGGCTGCATTGACCGATCGCCAAGTGGCGGGGAAAACGGGAACCTCTGAACAGGCTCGCGATCTCTGGTTTATTGGCTATATTCCCCAGATGGTGGCCGGGGTTTGGTTAGGTAATGATGACAATTACCCGACGGGAGGCAGTAGTGGCACCGCTGCCTTTACTTGGAAGCAATTCATGAAGGTGGTGGCCAAGGACTTACCTGTCGAGAAGTTTCCAGACCTGCCCAAGAATATCGATACCCGGAAAGGCAGCATCAAAGCCAAGCCCGTGGAGCCGAACAGCGCCTATTCTAAAGGAACTGCACCGGATCCAAAGGAATCCGATCGTTGGCGCGATCGGCAGGAGAGCACCCCTGAGGATTCGCAGGACAATCGATCGAGACCTGCGGAGGACGCACCTCCCCCACCGGATGATATTCCACCGCCCTCGGCCTATGAGGCTCCTGCGCCCTACAATCCACCGCCGGAGCCTGATCCGATCGAGGCTGCTCCCCCAGCCGCCCCAGCCGATCCACCCCCACCGGCAGAACCCGATCCCTTGCCTCCTTCGACACCTTAG
- the acsF gene encoding magnesium-protoporphyrin IX monomethyl ester (oxidative) cyclase: MVETPTKPIASSRGYAEIQENLLTPRFYTTNFDVAAQLDLSAQDEEIQAMIAEMRADYNRHHFVRDESFERSWEHLQGEDRQAFLDYLERSCVSEFSGFLLFKELSRRLKDRNPVLSEIFHLMARDEARHAGFLNKAMGDFNRSMDLAKLTKARTYTFFPIEWVIYTVYLSEKIGYWRYILIHRHLQAHPENHFYPLFRYFEPWCQDENRHGDIFKALLRSQPQLWQTWQSRLWSRFFLLTVFATHTLTVHERSGFYGLLGIDPTAFDEDVIRRTNETAARTFPSVLDTEHPEFFQRLSECSELNLKITEVNQSNQPQWVKALRKLPLQLGILGHLLKIYLLKPIDAEALRGTVR; this comes from the coding sequence ATGGTTGAAACACCCACCAAGCCGATCGCAAGCAGTCGTGGCTATGCTGAGATTCAGGAAAATCTACTGACCCCTCGCTTCTACACGACGAACTTTGATGTCGCAGCTCAGTTGGATCTCTCCGCCCAGGATGAGGAGATTCAGGCCATGATTGCGGAAATGCGGGCGGACTACAACCGGCACCACTTCGTCCGGGATGAGTCCTTTGAGCGATCGTGGGAGCATCTGCAAGGGGAAGATCGGCAGGCGTTTCTGGATTACCTGGAGCGATCGTGTGTTTCGGAATTTTCCGGCTTTTTGCTATTTAAGGAACTGTCCCGCCGCTTGAAGGATCGCAACCCGGTCTTGTCGGAAATCTTCCATCTGATGGCACGGGACGAAGCCCGCCACGCCGGATTCCTCAACAAGGCCATGGGCGACTTTAACCGATCTATGGATTTGGCGAAGTTAACGAAGGCGCGCACCTATACGTTTTTCCCGATCGAATGGGTGATTTATACCGTTTACCTATCGGAAAAAATTGGCTACTGGCGCTATATTCTGATCCATCGTCACCTGCAAGCCCATCCCGAAAATCACTTCTACCCCCTCTTCCGCTACTTTGAACCCTGGTGTCAGGATGAAAATCGCCATGGGGATATTTTTAAAGCCTTGCTGCGATCGCAGCCGCAGTTGTGGCAGACTTGGCAATCGCGGCTCTGGAGTCGGTTTTTCCTACTCACCGTCTTTGCCACCCACACGTTAACGGTGCATGAGCGATCGGGGTTCTATGGCCTTTTGGGTATTGATCCAACGGCGTTTGATGAAGATGTGATCCGGCGGACGAATGAAACTGCCGCCCGCACGTTCCCGTCAGTGCTGGATACGGAACATCCAGAGTTTTTCCAACGCTTGTCTGAATGTTCCGAACTCAATCTCAAGATCACCGAAGTCAACCAGTCCAACCAACCCCAATGGGTAAAAGCCCTGCGCAAGCTACCGTTGCAACTGGGGATTTTGGGGCACCTGTTGAAAATTTACCTGCTAAAACCGATCGATGCGGAAGCCCTACGGGGGACGGTGCGTTAA
- a CDS encoding heme oxygenase (biliverdin-producing), with translation MTVDLASRLREGTQQAHTAAENSAFMKCFLKGIVEIQPLRKLLSDLYFVYSALEEELAKHAEHPIVGLIQFSELNRQAALEEDLTFYYGQNWWEQIRISPAAQTYVSRIYEVSNSEPALLVAHAYVRYLGDLSGGQGLKSIIRSALNLPADRGTSLHEFKALPTVEARRNFKFTYRDRLNELPVDEALAEQIVNEAILAFSLNRDIFHELEPEVKAAIGDHVFELLTRQDRPGSTAAHPRGHAAPELVTAE, from the coding sequence ATGACTGTTGATCTTGCCTCACGCCTGCGGGAAGGAACCCAACAAGCCCATACCGCCGCCGAAAACTCAGCCTTTATGAAATGTTTTTTGAAGGGCATTGTGGAGATTCAGCCCCTGCGTAAGTTGCTGTCGGATTTATATTTTGTTTATTCTGCGTTGGAAGAAGAGCTGGCAAAGCACGCGGAGCATCCGATCGTGGGGTTGATCCAGTTTTCAGAGCTGAACCGTCAAGCGGCCTTGGAAGAGGATTTGACGTTTTACTACGGCCAAAACTGGTGGGAGCAGATCCGGATTTCCCCTGCTGCCCAAACCTACGTCAGCCGCATTTATGAAGTCTCCAATTCCGAACCTGCGCTATTAGTTGCCCATGCCTATGTGCGCTACCTGGGGGATCTATCCGGGGGGCAAGGGCTGAAGAGCATCATTCGATCGGCCCTGAATTTACCCGCCGATCGGGGCACCAGTTTGCATGAATTTAAAGCACTGCCAACGGTGGAGGCGCGGCGCAATTTTAAGTTTACCTACCGCGATCGTTTGAATGAGCTCCCCGTGGATGAAGCGTTAGCAGAGCAAATCGTCAACGAAGCGATTCTGGCCTTTAGCCTCAACCGCGACATTTTCCATGAGCTGGAACCCGAGGTCAAAGCGGCCATTGGTGACCATGTGTTTGAACTGTTGACGCGCCAGGATCGGCCTGGGAGTACCGCTGCCCATCCCAGAGGTCATGCGGCCCCGGAACTGGTCACAGCGGAATAA
- the hemN gene encoding oxygen-independent coproporphyrinogen III oxidase, with protein sequence MQLTSQDVTFDANLLQKYDRPLPRYTSYPPATQLDTDFNAIDLVTSIAVGNHKQSPLSIYCHIPFCETPCYFCGCNTIITQRKAVAEPYLDYLIRDIAQTGALVKGEQRVQQLHWGGGTPNYLSLDQVERLWNALHEHFSFDPAAEVSIEVNPRYLDRDYIHGLKALGFNRISFGIQDFNPQVQEAINRVQPEEMLFQVMDWMREAQFESVNIDLIYGLPFQTLATFRETIAKTIQLNPDRIAVFNFAYVPWLKPIQKRMPLDAMPVAAEKLEILRMTIDELTHQGYVFLGMDHFAKPNDELAIAQRNGQLHRNFQGYTTKPESDLLGFGVTSISMLHDVYAQNHKRLKDYYKAIDAKELPIERGVTLDRDDVLRRAIIMELMCQFRLDKVAVEEKYGLHFDHDFDEYFAQESAELDALAADGLLVRSANHLEITPAGRLLIRNVASVFDAYLRRQNKAAFSRSI encoded by the coding sequence ATGCAGCTTACGTCCCAAGATGTCACCTTCGACGCCAACCTACTCCAGAAGTACGATCGACCCCTACCCCGCTACACCAGCTATCCACCCGCGACGCAATTGGATACGGACTTTAATGCCATTGACTTAGTAACTTCGATCGCCGTTGGTAATCACAAACAATCCCCTTTATCGATTTACTGTCACATTCCCTTTTGTGAAACCCCTTGTTACTTCTGCGGTTGCAACACCATCATCACCCAGCGCAAAGCCGTTGCTGAACCCTATTTGGATTACTTAATTCGCGACATCGCCCAAACGGGAGCACTGGTCAAAGGCGAACAACGGGTCCAGCAATTGCACTGGGGCGGTGGCACGCCGAACTATTTGTCCCTCGATCAAGTTGAACGGCTGTGGAATGCGCTGCATGAGCATTTTTCCTTTGATCCGGCAGCGGAAGTTTCCATTGAAGTCAATCCCCGTTACCTCGATCGGGATTATATCCATGGCTTAAAAGCGCTGGGCTTTAACCGTATCAGCTTTGGCATTCAGGATTTCAATCCTCAGGTGCAGGAAGCCATTAACCGGGTGCAGCCGGAAGAAATGCTGTTCCAGGTCATGGACTGGATGCGGGAAGCGCAGTTTGAGAGTGTCAATATTGATTTAATTTACGGCTTGCCCTTCCAAACCCTGGCGACATTCCGGGAAACGATCGCCAAAACCATTCAACTCAACCCCGATCGCATTGCAGTGTTCAACTTTGCCTATGTGCCTTGGTTGAAGCCCATTCAAAAGCGGATGCCCTTGGACGCCATGCCCGTGGCAGCGGAAAAATTGGAAATCCTGCGCATGACGATCGATGAGCTCACCCACCAGGGCTATGTCTTCCTAGGCATGGATCACTTTGCCAAACCCAACGATGAATTGGCGATCGCCCAGCGCAATGGCCAACTCCATCGCAATTTCCAAGGCTACACCACCAAACCGGAATCCGATCTGTTGGGCTTTGGGGTCACCTCAATCAGCATGTTGCATGATGTCTATGCCCAAAACCACAAGCGACTGAAAGATTACTACAAAGCGATCGATGCCAAGGAACTGCCGATCGAACGGGGCGTCACCCTCGATCGGGATGATGTCCTGCGGCGGGCGATCATCATGGAATTGATGTGTCAGTTCCGCTTAGACAAGGTGGCTGTAGAGGAAAAATACGGCCTGCATTTTGACCACGACTTTGATGAATACTTTGCCCAGGAAAGCGCAGAACTGGATGCCCTCGCCGCCGATGGCCTGTTGGTGCGATCGGCCAACCACTTGGAAATCACCCCAGCGGGACGGCTGTTGATTCGCAATGTCGCATCGGTGTTTGATGCCTACCTGCGTCGTCAGAATAAGGCGGCTTTCTCACGATCAATCTAG
- the psbA gene encoding photosystem II q(b) protein: MTTTFNDFQKRSFWDRFCNWVTSTENRLYVGWFGVLLIPTALVATIVFILAFIAAPPVDIDGIREPVTGSLLGGNNLITAAVVPSSNAIGLHLYPIWDAASLDEWLYNGGPYQVIVFHFLIAIYAYMGRQWELSYRLGMRPWIPVAYSAPLAAATSVLLIYPIGQGSFSDGLMLGISGTFNFMIVFTAEHNILMHPFHMLGVIGVFGGALFSAMHGSLVTSSLVRETSEVESLNYGYKFGQEEETYNIVAAHGYFGRLIFQYASFNNSRSLHFLLAAWPVVGIWFASLGISTMSFNLNGFNFNASILDSQGQVVDTWADLLNRANLGIEVMHERNAHNFPLDLAATGSGEPIALSAPTISVS; this comes from the coding sequence ATGACAACCACTTTCAATGATTTCCAGAAGAGAAGTTTCTGGGATCGGTTTTGTAACTGGGTGACCAGTACCGAAAATCGACTGTACGTTGGCTGGTTTGGGGTTCTGCTCATTCCAACCGCCCTTGTTGCAACCATTGTTTTTATTCTGGCCTTTATTGCAGCCCCTCCCGTGGATATCGACGGGATTCGGGAGCCCGTCACGGGGTCTCTCCTGGGGGGAAATAACCTCATCACTGCCGCCGTTGTTCCGTCTTCCAATGCGATCGGGTTGCACTTATATCCCATTTGGGATGCGGCCAGCTTGGATGAATGGCTGTACAACGGTGGCCCCTACCAAGTGATTGTGTTTCACTTCCTGATTGCCATCTATGCTTACATGGGTCGGCAGTGGGAATTGAGTTACCGCTTGGGAATGCGGCCTTGGATTCCAGTGGCTTACTCTGCCCCCTTGGCCGCAGCAACCTCGGTCTTGTTGATTTATCCGATCGGTCAAGGCAGTTTTTCCGACGGGTTAATGCTAGGCATTTCCGGGACGTTTAACTTCATGATCGTATTTACAGCGGAGCATAATATTTTGATGCATCCGTTCCATATGTTGGGTGTGATTGGAGTGTTTGGGGGAGCGTTGTTCTCTGCAATGCACGGTTCGTTGGTAACGTCTTCCCTAGTTCGTGAGACGAGCGAAGTGGAATCTCTCAACTACGGCTACAAATTTGGTCAGGAAGAGGAAACCTACAATATCGTGGCCGCCCATGGCTACTTCGGTCGCTTGATTTTCCAATACGCTTCGTTTAACAACAGTCGATCGCTGCACTTTTTGCTAGCGGCTTGGCCCGTGGTGGGGATTTGGTTCGCATCCCTCGGGATCAGCACCATGTCCTTTAACCTCAATGGGTTTAATTTCAACGCTTCGATTCTGGATAGTCAGGGTCAAGTCGTGGATACCTGGGCTGATTTGTTAAACCGTGCCAACTTGGGAATTGAAGTGATGCACGAACGCAATGCCCACAACTTCCCCTTGGATTTAGCGGCGACGGGATCTGGAGAACCGATCGCGCTGTCTGCTCCAACGATTAGTGTTTCCTAG